From the Accumulibacter sp. genome, one window contains:
- the ndk gene encoding nucleoside-diphosphate kinase has protein sequence MASERTLSIIKPDAVAKNVIGKIYSRFETNGLKVIAAKMAWLSPQEAGAFYAVHRERPFFKDLVDFMISGPVMIQVLEGENAIAKNRELMGATDPKKAEPGTIRADFAESIDANAVHGSDGPETAKVEVAFFFPEMSVYAGR, from the coding sequence ATGGCCAGCGAACGTACCCTTTCCATCATCAAGCCCGACGCCGTCGCGAAGAACGTCATCGGCAAGATCTATTCCCGTTTCGAAACCAATGGGTTGAAGGTGATTGCCGCCAAAATGGCCTGGCTGTCACCGCAGGAAGCCGGCGCCTTCTACGCCGTGCATCGCGAGCGTCCTTTCTTCAAGGATCTGGTCGATTTCATGATCTCGGGTCCGGTCATGATCCAGGTGCTCGAGGGCGAGAACGCGATCGCCAAGAACCGCGAGCTGATGGGCGCCACCGATCCGAAAAAGGCCGAGCCGGGGACGATTCGCGCCGACTTCGCCGAGTCGATCGACGCCAACGCCGTGCACGGCTCCGACGGACCGGAGACGGCGAAGGTCGAGGTCGCCTTCTTCTTCCCGGAAATGAGCGTCTACGCCGGTCGCTAG
- the pilW gene encoding type IV pilus biogenesis/stability protein PilW: MRLILCCLFFCLGLAACSSGSVSPAAKKPAEDEVDSRQPTKPRDPRTRAKLHTELGAMYLQSGNLTVALEEMSIAILIDPDYATAYAMRGLAAYRIRELQLADQDFRRALSLDGKDPEINNNYGWFLCQVGREKEGLGHIQTAMRNPLYKTPEKAYLNAGSCYARIGDLASAEAHVEQSLRILPGNPPALLELASINFRKGDVERARHELVELLRQNDPNAEALWLGVRIERALGNRPAEARYASQLRRKFPLSPEAEELLKGRAE; encoded by the coding sequence ATGCGGCTGATCCTCTGTTGCCTCTTCTTTTGCCTGGGCCTTGCCGCCTGCTCTTCCGGCTCGGTGTCGCCGGCAGCGAAGAAGCCCGCCGAGGACGAGGTCGATTCGCGCCAGCCGACCAAGCCACGCGACCCGCGCACGCGCGCCAAGCTGCACACCGAACTCGGCGCGATGTATCTGCAGAGCGGCAACCTGACGGTCGCGCTCGAGGAGATGAGCATCGCCATCCTGATCGATCCGGACTATGCGACGGCCTACGCCATGCGCGGACTGGCGGCGTACCGCATCCGCGAGCTGCAACTGGCCGACCAGGATTTCCGTCGCGCGCTCAGCCTCGACGGCAAGGATCCGGAGATCAACAACAATTACGGCTGGTTTCTCTGTCAGGTGGGACGTGAGAAGGAGGGTCTCGGCCATATCCAGACGGCAATGAGGAACCCGCTCTACAAGACGCCGGAAAAGGCCTACCTCAACGCCGGCAGCTGCTATGCCCGGATTGGCGACCTCGCGAGTGCCGAAGCTCATGTCGAGCAGAGCCTGCGCATCCTGCCGGGGAACCCGCCGGCGCTGCTCGAACTGGCCAGCATCAACTTCCGCAAGGGTGACGTCGAGCGGGCGCGCCACGAACTCGTCGAACTGCTGCGCCAAAACGACCCCAACGCCGAGGCGTTGTGGCTCGGCGTGCGAATCGAGCGGGCTCTCGGCAACCGTCCGGCGGAAGCCCGTTACGCCAGCCAGCTGCGACGAAAGTTCCCGCTGTCGCCCGAGGCGGAGGAGTTGCTGAAGGGAAGAGCGGAATGA
- a CDS encoding YfgM family protein yields the protein MATYDLEEQEQIAELKAWWKQYGNLVSGIITAAALAALAWQGWNWYQRQQSAQAAVVFAGLQKAIANNDSQRIKATSGELVDRYGGTAYAPLAALKTARALIDAGDVKTARVQLAWVVEHGKDELRDLARLRLAALLLDEKAYDEALKLLEATPAAGFAVRFADARGDVLVAQGKAGEARAAYRSALSGLDSADGGDKGRNSLQDSQANAAYRESLQLKLDGLGEPG from the coding sequence ATGGCTACCTACGACCTCGAAGAACAGGAACAGATCGCCGAGCTGAAGGCGTGGTGGAAGCAGTACGGCAACCTGGTGAGCGGCATCATCACGGCGGCAGCACTCGCGGCTCTTGCCTGGCAGGGCTGGAACTGGTACCAACGGCAGCAGTCAGCGCAGGCAGCGGTGGTATTCGCGGGTCTGCAGAAGGCAATCGCCAACAACGACTCGCAGCGCATCAAGGCGACGAGCGGCGAGTTGGTCGACAGGTACGGTGGCACGGCCTATGCGCCGCTGGCTGCACTGAAGACGGCGCGGGCGCTGATCGATGCGGGCGATGTCAAGACGGCAAGAGTGCAACTCGCTTGGGTCGTCGAGCATGGCAAGGATGAACTGCGCGACTTGGCGCGGCTGCGGCTGGCCGCCCTGTTGCTCGACGAGAAGGCTTACGACGAGGCTCTCAAGCTGCTCGAGGCAACGCCGGCTGCGGGATTCGCCGTGCGCTTCGCCGACGCCCGCGGCGATGTCCTGGTGGCGCAGGGCAAGGCCGGCGAGGCGCGTGCGGCGTACCGGTCTGCGCTGAGCGGGCTCGATTCTGCCGACGGAGGCGACAAGGGAAGGAACTCGCTGCAGGACAGCCAGGCCAACGCCGCCTATCGCGAATCGCTGCAACTGAAGCTCGATGGACTTGGGGAGCCGGGTTGA
- the der gene encoding ribosome biogenesis GTPase Der encodes MKPSIVLVGRPNVGKSTLFNRLTRTRDALVADIPGLTRDRHYGHGRLGSKPYLVVDTGGFEPLVRDGIVHQMARQTEQAIDEADVIVFLVDGRSGVTALDKEIANRLRRSGRTVLVAVNKAEGMSSGVVAADFHELGLGEPIPISAAHGEGVRSLVDMALQPFPEPSLEEGAGDSIRVAIVGRPNVGKSTLINTLVGEERVIAFDQPGTTRDAIEIEFERAGRRYSLIDTAGLRRRGKVFETIEKFSVIKTLQAIEGAQVVVLVLDARQDISDQDAHIAAFIRESGRALVVAVNKWDGLTPYLREQIKAALESQMSFIDFARFHYVSALRGQGLETLFRSVDAAHQAATVDLPTPQLTRVLIDAVARQAPPRSGQFRPKLRYAHQGGRNPPLVVIHGNALDKVPESYRRYLEHAFREVFKLQGTPLQIQFNVSSNPFADKPAAEQNRRRPSSGARGKATDANGVKAAAVARPAIRRKVPGRS; translated from the coding sequence ATGAAGCCGAGCATCGTCCTCGTCGGGCGTCCGAACGTCGGCAAGTCCACGCTTTTCAACCGCCTGACGCGGACGCGCGACGCGCTGGTGGCAGACATTCCCGGCCTCACGCGCGATCGCCATTACGGGCACGGACGGCTGGGCAGCAAGCCCTACCTGGTCGTCGATACCGGCGGCTTCGAACCGCTGGTCCGCGATGGCATCGTGCACCAGATGGCACGACAGACCGAGCAGGCGATCGACGAGGCCGACGTCATCGTCTTTCTGGTCGATGGCCGCAGCGGCGTCACCGCGCTGGACAAGGAAATCGCCAACCGCCTGCGACGCTCCGGCCGCACCGTCCTGGTGGCGGTCAACAAAGCGGAAGGAATGAGCTCTGGCGTCGTTGCTGCCGATTTCCATGAACTGGGTCTCGGCGAGCCCATACCGATTTCGGCGGCGCACGGCGAGGGCGTGCGCTCCCTCGTCGATATGGCCCTGCAGCCCTTTCCCGAGCCATCGCTGGAGGAGGGCGCCGGCGATTCGATCCGGGTGGCGATCGTCGGTCGGCCGAATGTCGGCAAGAGCACGCTGATCAACACCTTGGTCGGTGAGGAGCGGGTGATCGCCTTCGACCAGCCGGGGACGACCCGCGATGCGATCGAGATCGAGTTCGAGCGCGCTGGCCGCCGCTACAGCCTGATCGACACCGCCGGCCTGCGGCGCCGCGGCAAGGTCTTCGAGACGATCGAGAAGTTTTCGGTGATCAAGACGCTGCAGGCCATCGAAGGGGCACAGGTGGTGGTGCTCGTCCTGGATGCCAGGCAGGACATCTCCGATCAGGATGCGCACATCGCCGCCTTCATCCGCGAATCGGGGCGCGCGCTCGTCGTCGCGGTGAACAAGTGGGATGGGCTCACGCCGTACCTGCGCGAGCAGATCAAGGCGGCTCTGGAGAGCCAGATGTCGTTCATCGACTTTGCCCGCTTTCACTACGTCTCGGCGCTGCGCGGGCAGGGCCTGGAAACGCTGTTTCGCTCGGTCGATGCCGCGCATCAGGCAGCAACCGTCGATCTGCCGACGCCGCAACTGACGCGGGTGCTGATCGACGCCGTCGCCCGGCAGGCACCGCCGCGCAGCGGGCAGTTCCGGCCGAAGCTGCGTTACGCGCACCAAGGCGGCCGCAATCCGCCGCTGGTCGTGATTCACGGCAACGCGCTCGACAAGGTGCCCGAGTCCTATCGTCGCTATCTCGAACACGCCTTCCGGGAGGTCTTCAAGCTGCAGGGGACGCCCCTGCAGATTCAGTTCAACGTCAGCAGCAACCCTTTTGCCGACAAGCCGGCAGCAGAGCAAAACCGCCGCCGCCCGTCGTCGGGCGCGCGCGGCAAGGCGACCGATGCAAATGGCGTCAAGGCAGCTGCGGTCGCGCGGCCAGCGATCAGACGAAAAGTCCCCGGTCGTAGCTGA
- a CDS encoding helix-turn-helix domain-containing protein, whose amino-acid sequence MNGQGVFPLPPDERPAAAGTAGEPPALAVGGVGQQLRAAREGRGLSLAEVAQSLKLGPGQVAALENEEWQLLPGNTMIRGFVRNYARLFDLDVEQLMRGLDAARLQQKPQLAASAGTSANLPSPPGRRAERRDYLAVLGGLLLLVLAVLVYFFAPLREWQARLSEMIESRSMAPHAERAQPAPVLPTAHDSTPHAASAESVTSVSPPNATVLAAASADAASAGAGDLRLSFAQSAWVEVRDAMGQTIVSGMMPAASQREVGGQAPFSLVIGNATQVTLQYRGRVIDLAPHSKGDVARLTVE is encoded by the coding sequence ATGAACGGGCAGGGCGTTTTTCCGCTCCCGCCCGACGAGCGGCCGGCTGCCGCCGGGACGGCAGGCGAACCGCCAGCTTTGGCTGTCGGTGGTGTCGGGCAACAACTGCGCGCAGCGCGCGAGGGACGCGGGCTCAGTCTGGCCGAGGTGGCGCAGTCGCTCAAGCTCGGGCCGGGCCAGGTGGCCGCCCTCGAGAATGAGGAATGGCAGCTCCTGCCGGGCAACACGATGATTCGCGGCTTCGTCCGCAACTATGCGCGCCTGTTCGACCTCGACGTCGAGCAACTGATGCGCGGTCTCGATGCCGCCCGGCTGCAGCAGAAGCCGCAGCTCGCCGCTTCTGCCGGAACCAGCGCCAACCTGCCATCGCCGCCGGGCCGCCGGGCCGAGCGACGCGATTACCTGGCGGTTCTGGGCGGGCTGCTGTTGCTGGTGCTGGCGGTGTTGGTCTACTTCTTTGCGCCGCTGAGGGAGTGGCAGGCGCGGCTGAGCGAGATGATCGAGAGCCGCTCGATGGCGCCACATGCCGAACGCGCGCAGCCCGCGCCAGTGCTGCCGACAGCCCACGATTCGACGCCACATGCGGCTTCTGCCGAATCGGTGACCAGCGTCAGCCCGCCGAATGCCACGGTGCTGGCGGCGGCGTCCGCGGACGCGGCGTCCGCGGGCGCGGGCGATCTCAGGCTGTCGTTTGCCCAGTCGGCATGGGTCGAGGTGCGTGACGCCATGGGTCAGACGATCGTTTCCGGGATGATGCCGGCCGCCAGCCAGCGCGAGGTGGGTGGTCAGGCCCCTTTTTCGCTGGTGATCGGCAACGCGACGCAGGTGACGCTGCAGTATCGCGGCCGCGTGATCGATCTGGCGCCGCACAGCAAGGGTGACGTCGCCCGGCTGACGGTCGAGTGA
- the ispG gene encoding flavodoxin-dependent (E)-4-hydroxy-3-methylbut-2-enyl-diphosphate synthase, translating to MSGTLEGTLRRPTRPVRVGQVTIGGAAPVVVQSMTNTDTADVVRTAIQCAELARAGSEMVRVTVNTPQAAAAVAPIREQLGRMGVDVPLIGDFHYNGHRLLADHPECAAGLAKYRINPGNVGHGRKRDEQFAQMIEVACRYEKPVRIGVNWGSLDQDLLARIMDENARRPVPQDAVAVMREAMVVSALESAARAEALGMPGERIVLSCKVSGVQDLVAIYRELSRRCDYPLHLGLTEAGMGSKGIVASTAAMAILLQEGIGDTIRVSLTPEPGGARTQEVIVAQEMLQTMGLRAFTPMVVACPGCGRTTSTFFQELAQSIQEHVRQRMPQWRVEHDGVENMTLAVMGCVVNGPGESKHANIGISLPGTGEAPVAPVFEDGMKTVTLRGDHIAEEFTAIVDAYVARTYQRKVATR from the coding sequence GTGAGCGGTACGCTCGAGGGCACGCTGCGCCGGCCGACGCGGCCGGTCCGTGTGGGGCAGGTGACGATCGGCGGCGCGGCGCCGGTGGTCGTCCAGTCGATGACCAACACGGACACCGCCGACGTCGTCCGCACGGCGATCCAGTGCGCCGAGCTGGCACGTGCCGGATCCGAAATGGTGCGGGTGACGGTCAACACGCCGCAGGCAGCTGCCGCCGTGGCCCCGATCCGCGAGCAACTGGGCCGCATGGGGGTCGATGTGCCGCTGATCGGCGACTTTCATTACAACGGGCATCGCCTGCTCGCCGACCATCCGGAGTGTGCCGCGGGACTTGCCAAGTACCGCATCAATCCGGGCAACGTCGGTCACGGCCGCAAGCGCGACGAGCAGTTCGCGCAGATGATCGAAGTCGCCTGTCGATACGAGAAGCCGGTGCGCATCGGCGTCAACTGGGGCAGCCTCGACCAGGACCTGCTGGCGCGGATCATGGACGAGAACGCGCGCCGTCCCGTGCCGCAGGACGCGGTCGCCGTCATGCGCGAGGCAATGGTCGTCTCGGCGCTCGAATCGGCAGCCCGGGCCGAGGCGCTCGGCATGCCGGGGGAGCGGATCGTGCTGTCGTGCAAGGTGTCGGGCGTGCAGGATCTGGTCGCGATCTATCGCGAGTTGTCGCGGCGCTGCGACTACCCTCTGCATCTGGGGCTGACCGAAGCCGGCATGGGCTCGAAGGGTATCGTCGCGTCCACGGCGGCGATGGCGATCCTGCTGCAGGAGGGGATCGGCGACACGATCCGCGTCTCGCTGACCCCCGAGCCCGGCGGGGCGCGGACGCAGGAGGTGATCGTCGCGCAGGAGATGCTGCAGACGATGGGGCTGCGCGCCTTCACACCGATGGTCGTCGCCTGCCCCGGCTGCGGGCGGACCACCAGCACCTTCTTCCAGGAACTGGCGCAGTCGATCCAGGAGCATGTGCGGCAGCGGATGCCGCAGTGGCGCGTCGAGCACGATGGCGTGGAGAACATGACGCTGGCCGTGATGGGCTGCGTCGTCAACGGGCCGGGGGAAAGCAAGCACGCGAACATCGGCATCAGCCTGCCGGGAACCGGCGAGGCGCCGGTGGCGCCGGTGTTCGAGGACGGGATGAAGACGGTGACCCTGCGCGGCGACCACATCGCCGAGGAGTTCACCGCCATCGTCGATGCCTACGTCGCACGCACCTACCAGAGAAAGGTTGCGACGCGATGA
- the hisS gene encoding histidine--tRNA ligase has translation MNANRIQSLRGMSDILPDEAEFWDRFDETVRSWLHSYGYRPIRLPIVEPTPLFKRAIGEVTDIVEKEMYSFVDSLNGEQLTLRPEGTAGCVRAVIQHNLVAQQPQRLYYMGQMFRHERPQKGRYRQFHQVGVEALGFAGPDIDAEQILMGARLWDDLGLDGIALQLNTLGQPAERARHRAELIAYLERHGDLLDEDSRRRLHSNPLRILDSKNPSLQELIHGAPRLLDHLGDESLAHFASVQQVLRDAGQPFEINPRLVRGLDYYNLTVFEWVTDRLGAQGTVCAGGRYDGLVEQLGGRPSPACGFAMGVERLTTLIREAGGATGSQPVDVYVVHQGATASRLAARVAESLRDRGIDVLFHCGGGGFKSQMKKADASGAAFAVIIGDDEASAGEASLKPLRPVGELPNEQRRIGVDRLADAIIDATMDWEDA, from the coding sequence ATGAATGCGAACAGGATCCAGTCGCTGCGTGGCATGAGCGACATTCTGCCCGATGAGGCGGAGTTCTGGGACCGTTTCGACGAGACCGTCCGTTCCTGGCTGCACAGCTATGGTTACCGGCCGATCCGCCTGCCGATCGTCGAGCCGACGCCGCTTTTCAAGCGGGCGATCGGCGAGGTGACCGACATCGTCGAGAAGGAGATGTACTCGTTCGTAGACAGCCTCAACGGCGAGCAATTGACGCTGCGCCCGGAAGGCACGGCGGGTTGTGTGCGTGCGGTGATCCAGCACAACCTCGTGGCGCAGCAGCCGCAGAGGCTCTACTACATGGGCCAGATGTTCCGCCACGAACGGCCGCAGAAGGGGCGTTATCGGCAGTTCCATCAGGTCGGTGTCGAGGCGCTCGGCTTTGCCGGACCCGACATCGATGCCGAGCAGATCCTCATGGGCGCCCGCCTGTGGGACGACCTTGGCCTCGATGGCATCGCACTGCAGCTCAACACGCTCGGCCAGCCGGCGGAACGCGCACGCCATCGCGCCGAGTTGATCGCCTACCTCGAACGGCATGGCGATCTTCTCGACGAGGACAGCCGGCGGCGCCTGCACAGCAACCCGCTGCGCATTCTCGACAGCAAGAACCCGTCTCTGCAGGAACTGATTCATGGCGCGCCGCGGTTGCTCGATCATCTCGGCGATGAATCGCTGGCGCACTTCGCAAGCGTGCAACAGGTACTGCGCGACGCCGGCCAGCCTTTCGAGATCAACCCGCGCCTGGTGCGTGGACTCGACTACTACAATCTGACCGTCTTCGAGTGGGTGACGGATCGTCTCGGCGCGCAGGGGACGGTCTGTGCCGGCGGTCGCTACGACGGGCTGGTCGAACAACTGGGCGGCAGGCCGTCGCCGGCCTGCGGTTTTGCCATGGGCGTCGAGCGGCTGACGACGCTGATTCGCGAAGCTGGCGGCGCCACCGGTTCGCAGCCGGTGGACGTCTATGTCGTGCATCAGGGCGCCACGGCCTCGCGTCTGGCGGCGCGGGTCGCCGAGTCGCTGCGCGATCGCGGCATCGACGTCCTCTTCCATTGCGGCGGCGGCGGCTTCAAGTCGCAGATGAAGAAGGCCGACGCCTCGGGCGCCGCCTTCGCCGTCATCATCGGCGACGACGAGGCGAGCGCCGGCGAGGCGAGCCTGAAGCCGCTGCGTCCGGTGGGCGAGCTGCCCAACGAACAGCGGCGCATCGGCGTGGACCGCCTCGCCGACGCGATCATCGATGCAACAATGGATTGGGAGGACGCCTGA
- the rlmN gene encoding 23S rRNA (adenine(2503)-C(2))-methyltransferase RlmN: MTVNLLDFDAAALTAFFADRGEKPFRARQVLRWLHRFGQADFAAMTDIARGLREKLDAQAVVQPPPVIADRVADDGTRKFLFDVGSGNAVEAVFIPEEERGTLCISTQAGCALDCSFCATGKQGFNRNLTVAEIIGQLWQAQHALGGWAERPANGERMISNVVLMGMGEPLANLDNTVRALRLMLDDNAYGLSRRRVTVSTSGLVPAMDRLRDECPVALAVSLHAPDDGLRDELVPINRKYPLRALLAACQRYLERAPRDFITFEYVMIDGVNDSDAQARELLALTREVPCKFNLIPFNPFPDSPYRRSPAMRVRRFAEILLAGGVVTTTRRTRGDDIAAACGQLAGQVRDRTRRGSRSFVLERVSQEESACG, from the coding sequence ATGACGGTCAACCTGCTCGATTTCGATGCCGCCGCGCTGACGGCCTTCTTCGCCGACCGGGGCGAGAAGCCGTTTCGCGCGCGGCAGGTGCTGCGCTGGCTGCATCGCTTCGGGCAGGCGGACTTTGCGGCGATGACCGACATTGCCCGCGGCCTGCGCGAGAAACTCGACGCGCAGGCGGTCGTGCAGCCGCCGCCGGTGATCGCCGATCGGGTGGCCGACGACGGCACGCGCAAGTTCCTTTTCGACGTCGGCAGCGGCAACGCCGTCGAGGCTGTCTTCATCCCCGAGGAGGAGCGCGGCACGCTGTGCATCTCGACACAGGCTGGCTGCGCGCTCGACTGCTCGTTCTGCGCCACGGGCAAGCAGGGTTTCAACCGCAACCTGACGGTGGCGGAGATCATCGGCCAGCTTTGGCAGGCGCAGCATGCGCTGGGTGGCTGGGCGGAGCGCCCGGCGAACGGCGAGCGGATGATCAGCAATGTCGTCCTGATGGGCATGGGCGAGCCGCTGGCCAATCTCGACAACACCGTGCGCGCGCTGCGCCTGATGCTCGACGACAATGCCTATGGCCTGTCGCGGCGGCGGGTCACCGTGTCGACTTCCGGCCTGGTGCCGGCCATGGACCGGCTGCGCGACGAGTGCCCGGTGGCGCTGGCGGTGTCGCTGCACGCTCCGGACGACGGTTTGCGTGACGAACTCGTGCCGATCAACCGCAAGTATCCGCTGCGCGCACTGCTCGCCGCCTGCCAGCGCTATCTCGAACGGGCGCCGCGCGATTTCATCACCTTCGAGTACGTCATGATCGACGGTGTCAATGACTCCGATGCGCAGGCGCGCGAACTGCTGGCGCTGACGCGCGAGGTGCCGTGCAAGTTCAACCTGATTCCCTTCAACCCCTTCCCGGACTCGCCGTACCGGCGCTCGCCGGCCATGCGGGTGCGTCGCTTCGCCGAGATCCTGCTCGCCGGCGGCGTCGTCACGACGACGCGCAGGACGCGTGGGGACGACATCGCCGCTGCCTGCGGCCAACTGGCGGGGCAGGTGCGCGACCGGACGCGGCGAGGGAGCCGCAGTTTCGTTCTCGAACGGGTGTCGCAGGAGGAGAGCGCATGCGGCTGA
- the bamB gene encoding outer membrane protein assembly factor BamB gives MMRPLWAAAALVASLAGCSTLDALNPFSSSGPKMAELQPIQASAEARVLWSDGVGRSEDYTLIPAVVGSTVYAAARDGTIVRLEDGQPAWRIKAGVTLSGGVGADARMLVVGTAKGEVLAFSTFDGSPLWKAKASSEVVAPPALSSNLVIVRTVDHRLAAYDASDGKRRWLYQRPSTPLSLRVTAAPLIIEKYVFVGFPGGKLMAVSLDNGAPLWEGTVALPKGATELDRVADVTSVPVIDGRMICAAAFQGRIACFDLGNGNLIWSRDISSAAGVAVDSRYLYVSDDKGAVHALDKASGASLWKQDKLFLRRLTAPQPLRNMVAVGDVKGVVHFLSRDDGSFVARLNTDGSPIRAPLQRLGSSLLAQTSKGSVLAIDAQ, from the coding sequence ATGATGCGACCACTGTGGGCGGCAGCGGCGCTGGTGGCAAGCCTCGCGGGCTGTTCGACGCTCGACGCGCTGAATCCCTTCAGCAGCAGCGGGCCGAAAATGGCCGAGCTGCAGCCGATCCAGGCAAGCGCCGAGGCGCGCGTACTCTGGTCGGATGGGGTGGGCAGGAGCGAGGACTACACCCTGATACCGGCAGTCGTCGGCTCGACGGTTTATGCCGCGGCGCGCGACGGGACGATCGTGCGTCTCGAGGATGGCCAGCCGGCGTGGAGGATCAAGGCCGGCGTCACGCTCTCCGGTGGCGTCGGCGCCGACGCGCGGATGCTCGTCGTCGGTACGGCAAAAGGCGAAGTGCTCGCCTTTTCGACTTTCGACGGCAGTCCGTTGTGGAAAGCGAAAGCGAGTAGCGAGGTGGTTGCGCCACCGGCACTGAGCTCCAACCTGGTGATCGTGCGCACGGTCGACCATCGCCTGGCCGCCTACGACGCCAGTGACGGCAAACGCAGGTGGCTCTACCAGCGTCCCAGCACTCCGTTGTCGCTGCGCGTCACTGCGGCGCCGCTGATCATCGAGAAGTACGTCTTCGTCGGCTTTCCGGGTGGCAAGCTGATGGCTGTCAGCCTCGACAACGGCGCTCCACTCTGGGAAGGGACCGTCGCCCTGCCGAAGGGCGCGACCGAACTTGATCGCGTGGCCGATGTTACCAGCGTGCCGGTGATCGACGGCCGCATGATCTGTGCCGCGGCCTTCCAGGGGCGCATCGCCTGTTTCGATCTCGGCAACGGCAACCTCATCTGGTCGCGCGACATCTCGAGTGCCGCAGGCGTCGCGGTCGACAGCCGTTACCTCTATGTCTCCGACGACAAGGGCGCGGTGCATGCACTCGACAAGGCGAGCGGCGCCAGCCTGTGGAAACAGGACAAGCTCTTCCTGCGCCGACTGACGGCGCCGCAACCGTTGCGCAACATGGTCGCGGTCGGCGACGTCAAGGGTGTCGTGCATTTCCTAAGTCGCGACGACGGCTCCTTCGTCGCCCGCCTGAACACCGATGGCAGTCCGATCAGGGCACCGCTGCAGCGGCTCGGGAGCAGTCTGCTGGCACAGACCAGCAAGGGCAGTGTGCTCGCGATCGACGCGCAATGA